A stretch of the Anaeromusa acidaminophila DSM 3853 genome encodes the following:
- a CDS encoding electron transfer flavoprotein subunit beta/FixA family protein, whose protein sequence is MHIVVFVKQVPGTENVKMDPETGVMIRSGKDVVINPLDENALTEAIKIKNSRDDVRVTAVSMGPPTAEKALKEAIALGADAGILVSGREFAGSDTIATAKALAAAVRKAGEVDIVICGERATDGETGQTAAMVALYLDMPVQTYVSAVDVFDDKVIVKRTVERGFERVEVPTPVLISVNKDINEVGMPTLSGKLHAKTVAVDAYDAAGLGIEKCEVGLGGSPTRVVKVFSPKLARDTIMRKADGTTKPVEELVEFLVKKEVLG, encoded by the coding sequence GTGCATATTGTTGTGTTTGTGAAGCAAGTGCCGGGGACAGAAAATGTCAAGATGGATCCTGAAACGGGAGTCATGATTCGCAGTGGCAAAGACGTCGTAATCAATCCTTTGGATGAAAACGCGTTGACAGAGGCCATCAAGATCAAAAATTCTCGTGATGATGTTCGGGTAACCGCCGTCAGCATGGGACCGCCTACTGCGGAAAAAGCTCTGAAAGAAGCTATTGCCTTAGGGGCTGATGCTGGTATTTTGGTGTCCGGACGCGAATTTGCCGGTTCGGATACGATTGCTACGGCAAAAGCTTTGGCCGCAGCGGTTCGCAAAGCTGGAGAAGTTGACATCGTTATTTGCGGCGAGCGCGCTACCGATGGTGAAACTGGCCAGACTGCCGCTATGGTTGCTCTGTATCTTGACATGCCTGTGCAGACCTACGTGTCCGCCGTTGATGTTTTTGATGACAAAGTCATTGTAAAACGTACTGTTGAACGTGGCTTCGAACGGGTGGAAGTTCCCACTCCGGTGTTGATCAGCGTTAACAAAGATATTAATGAAGTAGGCATGCCTACGTTGAGCGGCAAATTGCACGCGAAAACCGTAGCCGTTGATGCTTACGACGCCGCTGGTCTAGGCATTGAAAAATGCGAAGTCGGTTTAGGTGGTTCTCCGACTCGTGTTGTGAAAGTATTTAGTCCGAAATTGGCGCGTGATACCATTATGCGTAAAGCCGATGGCACGACCAAACCCGTGGAAGAGCTTGTCGAATTCCTGGTCAAAAAAGAAGTACTGGGTTAA
- a CDS encoding chemotaxis protein: MEQGTDKKGILLESGTNEFEIVEFVVGEVTYGINVAKVREVINLVPVTKMPNVHPYVDGVFTLRGRVMPLVNLPRCLGQGTDKEPTNIIVSELNEFYVGFLVHGVSRIHRISWSAMEEPPAISSSEMVVGIVKMAEKMVLLLDFEKIVSEINPEINQKLTSIPTANERLTALRKTKRVLVAEDSPLLRDLLVGTLHEAGYEEVIVCHNGQQAWERLEAIAKSGEDMNNYVNIVITDIEMPKMDGHHLLKRIREESRLAGLPVFIFSSLINEEMRRKGENLGADGQISKPEIVQLIDLIDKKIL; encoded by the coding sequence ATGGAACAAGGCACTGATAAAAAAGGCATTCTCCTGGAGTCGGGAACGAATGAATTTGAAATTGTAGAATTTGTTGTTGGTGAAGTAACCTATGGCATTAACGTAGCGAAGGTTCGTGAAGTTATCAATTTGGTACCTGTCACTAAAATGCCTAATGTGCATCCCTATGTGGACGGCGTGTTTACCTTGCGCGGTAGAGTAATGCCCTTGGTTAACCTTCCTCGCTGCCTAGGGCAGGGAACCGATAAAGAACCGACTAATATTATTGTTAGCGAACTCAACGAATTTTATGTTGGCTTTTTGGTTCATGGCGTGTCACGAATTCATCGGATTTCTTGGAGCGCGATGGAAGAGCCGCCAGCTATCAGCAGTTCGGAAATGGTAGTCGGTATTGTGAAGATGGCAGAAAAAATGGTACTGCTTCTGGACTTTGAAAAAATCGTTTCGGAAATTAATCCGGAAATCAATCAAAAATTGACCAGCATTCCTACGGCCAACGAGCGGTTGACGGCTTTGCGCAAAACCAAGCGCGTTTTGGTGGCTGAGGATTCTCCTTTGCTACGTGACTTACTAGTAGGTACGCTTCATGAAGCTGGCTATGAAGAAGTTATTGTCTGCCACAATGGTCAGCAGGCTTGGGAACGCTTGGAGGCTATTGCTAAATCTGGCGAAGATATGAACAATTACGTAAATATTGTAATCACCGATATTGAAATGCCGAAAATGGACGGGCATCATCTGCTGAAACGCATTCGCGAGGAAAGCCGTTTGGCAGGATTGCCTGTATTCATCTTCTCTTCCTTAATTAATGAAGAAATGCGCCGCAAAGGCGAAAACTTGGGCGCGGACGGGCAAATTTCCAAGCCGGAAATTGTGCAATTGATCGATCTTATTGACAAGAAGATTCTGTAA
- the yqeK gene encoding bis(5'-nucleosyl)-tetraphosphatase (symmetrical) YqeK: protein MDVESIFQEVQKELSPKRWRHTQGVMNKAIELAQRHDGNVEQAYLAALLHDVAREWPPEQWVAEAKTAGLVMDEAALHSPVLLHAPLAAWVAKNRFGVIDELVLCAIARHTIGGTGLSLLDKILYLADALEEGRSYKGVEELRILALQDIDVAMLSVYDQTLRYMIKREEAIHPETIAGRNELLWRRNQ from the coding sequence ATGGATGTTGAAAGCATTTTCCAGGAAGTTCAAAAGGAATTAAGCCCGAAACGTTGGCGTCATACACAAGGGGTTATGAATAAAGCGATCGAATTAGCGCAGCGGCATGATGGAAATGTAGAGCAGGCTTATTTAGCTGCGTTGCTTCATGATGTAGCTAGAGAATGGCCCCCCGAGCAGTGGGTGGCGGAAGCCAAAACGGCTGGGTTGGTGATGGATGAGGCGGCGCTTCACTCGCCGGTACTGCTGCATGCGCCGCTGGCGGCATGGGTGGCAAAGAATCGCTTTGGCGTTATTGACGAACTTGTATTATGCGCTATTGCTCGGCACACTATTGGAGGAACTGGCTTATCCTTGCTGGATAAGATTCTTTATTTGGCTGACGCCTTGGAAGAAGGACGCTCTTACAAGGGCGTGGAGGAACTGCGAATTTTGGCGCTTCAGGATATAGATGTCGCCATGCTGTCAGTCTATGATCAAACACTGCGGTATATGATCAAACGAGAAGAAGCGATTCACCCGGAAACAATTGCCGGGCGCAATGAACTGCTATGGAGGAGAAACCAGTGA
- a CDS encoding CvfB family protein yields the protein MMNENEKPRLQAATLATLKVVRKADFGVFLDGGTGQTSDDVLLHQGQQSRPVEIGEEVDVFLYHDARGRITASMKLPKMKEGQVARAEVIHFTGKQGAFVDLGAERAVFMPFSRMRGRVYEGEKVWVKLYTDKTGRLAVTMEVEEDLQRAALPFTGKVGDKLKGTVYNETDEGYFLFAEGRHVAFLHRSEMAGAALRMGQEIEFRVAFIRPDGRINVSMRPQKEDALVEDGERILQFLQERGGKMPYGDATSPEIIQTKFGMSKAAFKRALGRLLRQGTIRQEEGWTWICEETEENKEN from the coding sequence ATGATGAACGAAAATGAAAAGCCGCGCCTTCAGGCGGCGACTTTAGCCACGCTAAAGGTGGTTCGCAAAGCGGACTTTGGCGTATTTCTAGATGGAGGAACCGGCCAGACCAGCGATGACGTTCTGCTGCACCAAGGGCAGCAGAGTCGGCCGGTTGAGATCGGCGAGGAAGTCGATGTCTTCCTTTATCATGACGCTAGAGGCCGTATAACAGCCAGCATGAAGCTTCCCAAGATGAAGGAAGGCCAGGTGGCTCGAGCGGAAGTTATCCACTTTACAGGCAAACAGGGAGCGTTTGTGGACTTAGGGGCGGAACGGGCGGTGTTTATGCCTTTCAGCCGCATGCGGGGACGCGTCTACGAGGGTGAAAAGGTATGGGTCAAGCTTTATACAGATAAAACAGGACGTTTGGCTGTGACGATGGAAGTGGAAGAAGACCTGCAGCGGGCAGCGCTGCCTTTTACCGGCAAAGTAGGAGATAAACTTAAAGGAACCGTTTATAATGAAACTGACGAAGGTTACTTTTTGTTTGCTGAAGGGCGGCATGTTGCTTTTCTCCATCGCAGTGAAATGGCTGGAGCAGCTTTGCGTATGGGGCAGGAAATTGAGTTTCGGGTAGCCTTTATCCGGCCGGATGGACGGATAAACGTATCCATGCGACCGCAAAAGGAAGATGCCCTAGTTGAAGACGGGGAACGAATCCTGCAATTTTTACAAGAGCGGGGCGGTAAAATGCCTTATGGAGATGCGACAAGTCCAGAAATAATTCAAACCAAATTCGGCATGAGCAAGGCGGCTTTTAAACGGGCTTTGGGCCGGCTGCTGCGTCAAGGAACGATTCGCCAAGAAGAGGGCTGGACTTGGATTTGCGAAGAAACAGAAGAAAACAAAGAAAATTAA
- a CDS encoding glutamate-5-semialdehyde dehydrogenase: MDFKLELEKQGRLAKQAARRLAVMASGEKNAALLAMADALQARQMEILQANAEDVTRAEQRGISASLLDRLRLNASRIDDMAEGLRQVASLPDPIGEVLGMWRRPNGLEIGKVRVPLGVIGMIYEARPNVTVDAAGLCLKSGNAVLLRGGSEAISSNLAMLQVLVEAGEAAGLPSGAIQMVTTTDREAVQAMLRLNRYLDVIIPRGGAGLIRTVVENSTVPVIETGTGVCHTYVDDGADLTMAEEIAFNAKVSRPSVCNAMETLLVHHCVAKAFLPKMLERYHAAGVELRGCPETQKYHQAVLPVTEADWATEYHDLILSIRVVEDMDAAMEHIARYSTKHSEAIVTRSYARARRFQHEVDAAAVYVNASTRFSDGFEFGFGAEIGISTQKLHARGPMGLAELTSTKYIVSGDGQIR, encoded by the coding sequence ATGGATTTCAAATTGGAACTGGAAAAGCAAGGAAGGCTTGCGAAACAGGCGGCGCGTCGTTTAGCGGTGATGGCAAGCGGTGAAAAAAATGCAGCGCTCTTGGCAATGGCGGATGCGCTGCAGGCGAGGCAGATGGAGATCCTGCAAGCGAATGCGGAAGATGTAACTCGGGCGGAACAACGCGGCATTAGTGCGTCCTTATTAGACAGACTGCGTCTGAATGCCTCGCGGATCGATGATATGGCGGAAGGCTTGCGTCAGGTTGCTTCTTTGCCGGATCCTATTGGTGAGGTTTTGGGCATGTGGCGCCGTCCCAATGGTTTGGAGATTGGCAAAGTGCGCGTGCCGCTTGGGGTTATTGGCATGATTTATGAAGCGCGGCCGAACGTCACCGTGGATGCGGCGGGACTTTGCCTAAAGTCAGGCAATGCCGTTTTGCTGCGTGGCGGCTCGGAAGCGATTTCCTCCAATTTGGCAATGCTTCAAGTGTTGGTAGAAGCCGGCGAGGCGGCAGGACTGCCGTCTGGCGCGATTCAAATGGTAACAACCACAGACCGGGAAGCGGTGCAGGCCATGCTCCGGCTTAACCGGTATTTGGATGTTATTATTCCTCGCGGCGGCGCTGGCTTGATCCGTACTGTCGTTGAAAACAGCACAGTACCGGTTATTGAAACCGGTACCGGCGTATGCCATACCTATGTGGACGACGGCGCTGATTTAACTATGGCGGAAGAAATTGCTTTTAATGCTAAGGTTTCTCGGCCTTCAGTTTGCAATGCTATGGAGACCTTGCTGGTGCATCACTGCGTGGCTAAAGCCTTTCTTCCGAAGATGCTGGAGCGGTATCACGCCGCTGGCGTGGAGCTGCGCGGCTGCCCGGAAACCCAAAAATATCACCAAGCTGTTTTGCCGGTTACTGAAGCGGACTGGGCGACAGAATACCATGACTTGATTTTGTCGATCCGCGTTGTTGAAGATATGGATGCAGCGATGGAGCACATTGCTCGTTACAGTACAAAGCACTCCGAGGCCATTGTAACGCGTAGCTATGCGCGGGCGCGCCGTTTTCAGCATGAGGTGGATGCAGCGGCTGTTTATGTCAATGCGTCTACACGCTTTAGCGATGGCTTTGAATTTGGCTTCGGCGCTGAAATTGGCATTAGTACGCAGAAGCTGCACGCCCGAGGCCCGATGGGCTTGGCGGAATTGACGAGCACTAAGTATATTGTTTCAGGGGATGGACAGATTCGCTAG
- the rsfS gene encoding ribosome silencing factor: MIEVIKRATPEVIARLASEKKAMDIVILKMAEVSLVTDYFIICSSNSTTQVRAIVDHVEEKLSEAGVEPLHKEGYREGRWILLDYSECILHVFVEEDRRFYNLEQLWGDAEALPYKE, translated from the coding sequence ATGATCGAAGTAATTAAAAGAGCGACACCGGAGGTCATTGCCCGACTGGCCAGTGAAAAAAAAGCCATGGATATTGTCATTTTGAAAATGGCAGAGGTTTCTTTAGTAACTGACTATTTTATTATTTGCAGCTCTAACTCGACAACACAGGTGCGGGCCATTGTCGATCATGTAGAAGAAAAGCTGTCTGAGGCGGGAGTAGAACCGCTACACAAGGAAGGATACCGAGAAGGACGCTGGATCCTGCTTGATTATAGCGAATGTATTTTGCATGTTTTTGTCGAAGAAGATCGGCGTTTTTACAACTTGGAACAGTTGTGGGGCGATGCGGAAGCACTGCCTTATAAGGAGTAA
- a CDS encoding LCP family protein, producing the protein MSRPLNERQRLRRAKPRKLRWGRVVLFLLLVVVFFVGLVKGGIWLWSQAVTTSQAVAEPVQATPPAPEPVAAAPVKPLYAKPQVATSRLNVLLLGVDDGEYGIADAPKRSDTMILANIDPETGIVTLVSLPRDTQVLLPGHKDVEKLGHAYAYGGPELTVKAVEDLLQIPVNYYVTLHWQGFIRCVDSLGGVDLYVEQDMDYEDPYAALAIHLNKGYQHLDGDRSGQYVRFRSDELGDIGRAQRQQRFLRALANQTFQWETLARLPELQTVVKESFLTNIQGSDWFRLGAALRHFDRATGVKPVLLPGRFATEKNVSYWKTDENATNELVKTKLLETAGTIEGGK; encoded by the coding sequence GTGAGTCGGCCATTGAACGAGCGGCAGCGGCTGCGACGCGCTAAGCCAAGAAAGTTGCGTTGGGGGCGGGTCGTACTGTTTTTGTTGCTAGTAGTAGTGTTTTTTGTTGGTTTGGTGAAGGGTGGAATATGGCTCTGGAGCCAGGCTGTGACGACAAGTCAAGCGGTGGCGGAGCCGGTACAAGCGACGCCGCCTGCTCCTGAACCGGTTGCAGCTGCTCCGGTTAAACCTCTCTATGCGAAGCCCCAGGTGGCCACTTCACGGCTCAATGTACTCTTGCTGGGCGTGGATGATGGCGAATATGGTATTGCAGATGCGCCTAAACGCTCTGATACCATGATTTTGGCTAATATTGATCCAGAGACGGGCATTGTTACGCTAGTGTCTTTGCCTAGGGATACGCAGGTATTGCTGCCGGGACACAAAGACGTTGAAAAGCTGGGGCACGCCTACGCGTATGGAGGACCGGAACTGACTGTTAAAGCAGTGGAAGATTTACTACAAATTCCTGTGAATTATTATGTTACATTGCACTGGCAGGGATTTATTCGCTGTGTGGACAGTCTGGGCGGGGTTGACTTATATGTAGAGCAGGATATGGATTATGAGGACCCTTATGCAGCGCTGGCAATTCATCTGAATAAAGGATATCAGCATTTGGATGGAGATAGATCTGGACAGTATGTACGTTTTCGCAGCGATGAGCTGGGGGATATTGGACGAGCGCAACGGCAGCAGCGTTTTTTAAGAGCCTTGGCGAATCAAACCTTTCAATGGGAAACCCTTGCCAGACTGCCGGAGCTGCAGACCGTAGTCAAAGAATCTTTTCTTACCAATATACAAGGGAGCGATTGGTTCCGTCTAGGGGCAGCCTTGCGGCACTTTGACCGCGCTACCGGGGTAAAACCGGTTTTGCTCCCAGGTCGTTTTGCAACAGAAAAAAATGTAAGCTATTGGAAAACGGATGAAAATGCGACTAATGAACTGGTAAAAACAAAATTGCTGGAAACAGCAGGAACAATTGAAGGAGGAAAATAA
- the nadD gene encoding nicotinate-nucleotide adenylyltransferase, whose protein sequence is MTTKVRKIGVMGGTFDPIHIGHLVIAEAVRTEFGLEKVLFVPANHPPHKQAQNVTSALHRYVMTVLATASNPFFFVSPIEIHRPGPSYTVDTLRQLRKEIGEPVELYFITGVDTIRELPTWERIEELFELCHFVGASRPGCEDAMEATQRYFGTVGEGRIHRLTTPELAISSTDIRLRVQQGRSIQYIVPEMVEQYILKEGLYLGLADEETGSNGC, encoded by the coding sequence ATGACAACAAAAGTACGGAAAATTGGCGTTATGGGCGGGACGTTTGATCCGATTCATATTGGCCATTTAGTCATTGCGGAAGCGGTACGTACGGAGTTCGGCCTGGAAAAAGTATTGTTTGTTCCGGCTAATCATCCGCCGCATAAACAAGCGCAGAACGTTACTTCGGCGTTGCATCGGTACGTGATGACGGTGCTGGCGACGGCATCTAACCCTTTCTTTTTTGTATCTCCTATTGAAATTCATCGCCCCGGACCTTCCTATACGGTCGATACCTTGCGGCAGTTGAGAAAAGAAATCGGCGAGCCGGTAGAACTATATTTTATTACCGGCGTCGATACGATTCGCGAATTGCCGACATGGGAGCGCATTGAAGAACTTTTTGAGTTATGTCATTTTGTTGGAGCCAGCCGACCGGGATGTGAAGATGCGATGGAAGCTACCCAACGGTATTTTGGCACTGTGGGAGAAGGGCGCATTCATCGGCTGACAACGCCGGAACTAGCGATTTCATCGACTGATATTCGTTTGCGAGTGCAGCAGGGACGATCTATCCAGTACATTGTTCCAGAAATGGTAGAGCAGTATATTCTCAAAGAAGGTTTGTATCTGGGCCTGGCGGATGAGGAGACGGGATCGAATGGATGTTGA
- a CDS encoding FAD-binding oxidoreductase has translation MQFNKVTQKHIDELKAIFGDANVLFDEEKMDMYSRDEVSDKQWEHMPEVVVKAGSAQEISELCKWANVNMIPITPRGGGSGLAAGAVPFFGGVVLSTERMNKVHEIDTQNLFMVLEPGVTTGEVQALAKEQGLLYAGDPCSADSSFIGGNIATNAGGNRAVKYGTTSRHVYGLEVVTPAGDIVTLGGKNVKDVTGYDVVHLMVGSEGTLGIVTKIWLKLIPLPKYVADLLVPFEKMQDAINVVPKIMTAGVVPTCLEFMDSDSIKAAEMYLNKKLPHSDAGAYVIIEVDGSTEEQVQADYEAAGKMCMENGALEVFVSDNLSSHERIWKARKCYAEALRMLSPVYCMEDIVVPVSEIPKALEGIAKIAAKHSCRIPSAGHAGDGNIHCTILREDRDEHTWHELKDAVLPEIYELTYSLGGNLSGEHGIGAKRAEAMDRHMTPEQKTVFTMVKKAFDPNGIMNPGKVLI, from the coding sequence ATGCAATTCAACAAAGTAACCCAGAAACATATCGATGAATTGAAGGCCATCTTCGGCGACGCCAACGTATTGTTCGACGAAGAGAAGATGGATATGTACTCCCGCGACGAAGTGTCCGACAAGCAGTGGGAGCATATGCCGGAAGTAGTAGTTAAAGCGGGTTCCGCTCAAGAAATCTCGGAATTGTGTAAATGGGCTAACGTCAACATGATTCCTATCACTCCCCGTGGCGGCGGTTCCGGTCTGGCTGCAGGCGCGGTACCTTTCTTCGGCGGCGTAGTTCTTTCTACGGAGCGCATGAATAAAGTTCACGAAATTGATACGCAGAACCTGTTCATGGTTCTTGAACCCGGCGTAACCACCGGCGAAGTACAGGCATTAGCTAAAGAACAAGGCTTACTGTACGCTGGCGATCCTTGCTCGGCTGACTCCTCTTTCATTGGCGGCAACATTGCTACTAATGCTGGCGGCAACCGCGCTGTAAAATATGGTACTACCAGCCGTCACGTATACGGTCTGGAAGTCGTAACTCCTGCCGGCGACATTGTTACCTTGGGCGGCAAAAACGTAAAAGACGTAACTGGCTATGACGTAGTACATCTCATGGTCGGTTCCGAAGGCACATTGGGCATTGTGACCAAAATTTGGCTGAAGCTCATTCCGTTGCCGAAATACGTAGCTGACTTGCTGGTTCCTTTTGAAAAAATGCAGGACGCTATCAATGTGGTGCCTAAAATCATGACTGCTGGCGTAGTGCCGACTTGCTTGGAGTTCATGGATAGCGACTCCATCAAAGCTGCAGAAATGTATCTTAACAAGAAATTGCCTCATAGCGATGCTGGCGCTTATGTTATCATTGAAGTTGACGGTTCTACGGAAGAGCAAGTACAGGCTGACTATGAAGCTGCAGGCAAAATGTGCATGGAAAATGGCGCATTGGAAGTGTTTGTTTCCGACAACCTTTCCAGCCATGAGCGTATCTGGAAAGCTCGTAAGTGCTATGCAGAAGCTCTGCGTATGCTGAGCCCTGTGTATTGCATGGAAGACATTGTTGTGCCGGTTTCGGAAATTCCGAAAGCGTTGGAAGGCATTGCTAAAATTGCTGCTAAGCATAGCTGCCGTATCCCGTCCGCTGGTCATGCCGGCGACGGCAACATCCACTGCACGATCCTGCGTGAAGATCGGGACGAGCATACCTGGCATGAACTGAAAGATGCAGTTTTGCCTGAAATTTATGAACTGACCTACTCGTTGGGCGGTAACCTGTCCGGCGAACATGGTATCGGCGCTAAACGGGCGGAAGCTATGGATCGTCATATGACACCGGAACAGAAAACGGTGTTTACTATGGTGAAAAAAGCATTTGACCCTAATGGCATCATGAACCCTGGTAAAGTGCTGATCTAA
- a CDS encoding sugar diacid recognition domain-containing protein translates to MAKSLKRQLDARFAQTLVDIVAAELNKNVNITDEHGVIIASFSKERITQVHEIAANMLQTGVIRECAVSEEDERQWKGVRKGWNVPILFENHCVGVIGVSGEPDTSAPYARLAARFVEAALQANARQEELVQALNEKKELQSSLMNRIIQAQEEERRRISRELHDETSQALTSIIVGLRVLAAGAKGQEEESSLLQMRDLAVQTLEAVHHLAVELRPILLDDLGLLAAVQKYIEGYMKQYGILVHLHVSNMHRERFPSELETTIYRILQEALTNAARHAQAEQIDVTLAKQRGKIILVVADNGVGFAEGRYQGHQGYTALGIYGMRERTALLDGTLEIKSSPGDGTTLIVEIPLRKRKKTEEL, encoded by the coding sequence ATGGCAAAAAGCTTGAAGCGACAGCTAGATGCGAGATTTGCTCAAACATTGGTAGATATTGTAGCCGCTGAATTGAATAAGAATGTAAATATTACTGATGAACATGGTGTAATTATTGCTTCCTTTAGTAAGGAACGGATTACCCAAGTTCATGAAATTGCCGCCAATATGCTGCAGACAGGCGTTATTCGGGAATGCGCTGTCAGCGAAGAAGATGAGCGTCAATGGAAGGGCGTGCGTAAAGGCTGGAATGTACCTATTCTTTTTGAAAATCATTGTGTCGGTGTAATTGGCGTTAGTGGCGAACCGGATACTTCGGCGCCATATGCCAGATTGGCCGCTCGTTTTGTAGAGGCGGCTTTGCAGGCCAATGCACGTCAAGAAGAGCTGGTGCAGGCTCTAAATGAAAAGAAAGAGCTGCAGTCCAGTCTAATGAACCGGATCATTCAGGCCCAGGAAGAAGAACGCAGGCGTATTTCAAGGGAGCTTCATGACGAAACAAGCCAAGCGTTGACTTCGATTATTGTGGGCTTGCGTGTCTTGGCTGCCGGAGCTAAGGGCCAAGAAGAAGAAAGCAGCTTGCTGCAGATGCGTGATTTGGCGGTGCAAACGTTGGAAGCGGTGCATCATCTTGCGGTAGAATTAAGACCGATCCTCTTGGATGACTTAGGTCTTTTAGCAGCCGTGCAAAAATATATCGAAGGGTATATGAAGCAATACGGGATACTGGTACACTTGCATGTAAGCAATATGCATCGGGAACGCTTTCCTAGTGAACTGGAAACAACTATATACCGAATCTTACAGGAGGCTTTGACCAATGCAGCTCGGCATGCACAAGCGGAACAAATTGATGTAACTCTGGCTAAACAACGGGGGAAAATCATTTTAGTTGTGGCCGATAATGGCGTTGGCTTTGCCGAAGGGCGTTATCAGGGGCATCAGGGATATACAGCCCTTGGCATTTACGGTATGCGCGAGAGAACGGCTTTATTGGATGGAACCCTGGAAATTAAGTCTTCTCCCGGAGACGGCACGACCTTGATCGTGGAGATTCCTTTGCGTAAGCGTAAAAAAACGGAAGAGTTATAG
- a CDS encoding electron transfer flavoprotein subunit alpha/FixB family protein codes for MSTYLNAGVDRENFMASFKGVYILGEQRNGQILPVTYELIARGRSLADDLNAKLTCVLLGETVENPEQAITQGADRVVFIKDASLAHFLPRPYTNAICKLVEEERPEIIIAAATTTGRTVMPLVAAKLHTGLTADCTSLTIDHDTKLLLQTRPAIGGNIMATIKTPDHRPQMATVRPRSCKPLAADASRKGEVIEKKFEGATFVTPEKFLEFITDTTQAVGVEDAEIVIAGGKGMKNLEGWKIIETLAELLNAGVGATRDAVELGWTTYSHQIGLSGKTVAPVLYIAMGISGKIAHLAGMQTADVIVAINKDPEAQIFKVADFGIVGDVLEVGPMLIEAVKQLKAKA; via the coding sequence GTGTCTACTTATCTGAACGCTGGTGTAGATCGCGAAAATTTCATGGCATCCTTTAAGGGTGTTTATATTCTGGGCGAGCAACGTAACGGCCAGATTTTGCCTGTAACGTATGAGTTGATTGCTCGCGGCCGCAGCTTGGCTGATGATCTAAATGCCAAGTTGACTTGTGTATTGTTGGGAGAAACTGTTGAAAACCCGGAACAAGCCATTACGCAAGGGGCTGACCGTGTCGTTTTCATCAAAGATGCTTCTTTGGCGCATTTCTTGCCGCGCCCTTATACGAACGCTATTTGCAAATTGGTTGAAGAAGAGCGTCCGGAGATCATCATTGCTGCTGCTACTACTACGGGCCGTACCGTAATGCCGTTGGTTGCTGCTAAACTGCATACCGGTCTGACTGCAGACTGCACATCCTTGACCATCGATCATGATACCAAATTGCTGCTGCAAACTCGTCCGGCTATCGGCGGCAATATCATGGCTACCATCAAGACTCCGGATCATCGTCCGCAAATGGCTACGGTTCGTCCGCGTTCCTGCAAGCCGTTAGCTGCTGATGCTTCCCGCAAAGGCGAAGTGATTGAAAAGAAATTTGAAGGCGCTACCTTTGTAACACCTGAAAAATTCCTTGAATTCATTACCGATACAACCCAGGCTGTAGGCGTGGAAGATGCTGAAATCGTCATCGCTGGCGGTAAAGGCATGAAGAACCTCGAGGGTTGGAAAATCATTGAAACGCTGGCGGAACTTCTGAATGCCGGCGTAGGCGCTACCCGCGATGCGGTAGAGCTGGGCTGGACTACCTATTCTCACCAGATTGGCTTGTCCGGCAAAACGGTTGCGCCGGTTCTGTATATCGCTATGGGTATTTCCGGTAAAATCGCCCATTTGGCTGGTATGCAAACTGCCGACGTGATTGTGGCTATCAACAAGGATCCCGAAGCGCAGATCTTCAAGGTCGCCGACTTCGGTATTGTTGGCGATGTACTTGAAGTCGGTCCTATGCTCATTGAAGCGGTGAAACAACTCAAGGCAAAAGCGTAA